TTATTAGGACATTTTCATTTTGGTATATTAGGACATTATCATGTTGGTGTTACAGAAAATATGAGGCATAATAAAATACTTGACAAGAGTGGATAAAAATTTTAGTTTTTTCAACAAAGACATTTTCAAAAGGCAGCTTCATTGAATATAAAAAAAGATAAAAAACCGCCAAAAATAGACATTTATAAGGCATGGTGTAAGGGATGCGGTATATGTGTGGCCTTTTGTCCTTCCCAGGTCCTCGCCAGGGATGAGGCCGGCTATCCTTATGTAAAATCACCGGAAAAATGTATAAATTGTGGATGGTGCGAGATCAGGTGCCCTGATTTTGCCATCACTGTTCATAAAAAAGACAAGGAATTCAGTGAGATAGATGAAGAAGTTGAAAAAGAGAAACTACAGGGAACTCCTGCTTCAGGGTAACGAGGCAATAGTAGAGGGTGCATTAAGGGCAGGCTGCCGTTTTTTTGCAGGTTACCCCATAACACCCGCTACAGAGATAGCCGAGCAGCTATCAGTTAGATTGCCACAAGTAGGCGGGACGTTTATTCAAATGGAAGACGAGATAGGCAGCATTGCTGCTGTAATAGG
This DNA window, taken from Syntrophorhabdaceae bacterium, encodes the following:
- a CDS encoding 4Fe-4S binding protein; this translates as MNIKKDKKPPKIDIYKAWCKGCGICVAFCPSQVLARDEAGYPYVKSPEKCINCGWCEIRCPDFAITVHKKDKEFSEIDEEVEKEKLQGTPASG